A DNA window from Oscillatoria sp. FACHB-1406 contains the following coding sequences:
- a CDS encoding MBL fold metallo-hydrolase — protein MKLLFLGSGSAFTVGADNFQSNMLLLDEKGNKLLLDCGSDIRFSLHAAGFSYRDITDIYISHLHADHVGGLEYIGFTTFFNERCTKPNLYASKDVVTDLWDRCLSGGMRDIGDDIADLTTYFDVKKISKNGYFIWQQYKFELVRAIHVHNSFYLMPSYGLFFEIEGLRVFVTTDTQLSLDENGECYESADLIFHDCETSTHRTAVHANYQDLRCLPARYKSKMWLYGYQPGHLPNAREDGFLGFVKRGQVFDLTLASLTSNYGCWAREGLKDMSPGGLRFCPEIRSNELKKTLEP, from the coding sequence ATGAAACTCTTGTTCTTAGGTTCGGGTTCGGCCTTCACCGTAGGGGCCGACAATTTTCAGTCTAATATGTTATTGCTCGACGAGAAAGGGAATAAACTGCTACTCGATTGCGGTTCTGATATTCGTTTTTCCTTACACGCTGCCGGATTCTCCTATCGAGATATTACCGATATTTATATCAGTCATCTTCATGCCGACCATGTTGGCGGTTTGGAATATATTGGATTTACAACTTTCTTTAACGAACGGTGTACTAAGCCTAATTTGTACGCGAGTAAAGATGTAGTGACAGATCTTTGGGATCGATGTCTATCGGGAGGGATGAGGGATATTGGCGACGATATAGCCGACCTCACAACCTATTTTGACGTGAAAAAAATCTCTAAAAATGGTTACTTTATTTGGCAACAATACAAATTTGAACTCGTGCGAGCGATTCACGTTCACAACAGCTTTTATTTAATGCCGAGTTACGGATTATTTTTTGAGATTGAAGGTCTTCGCGTCTTCGTGACCACTGATACGCAACTGAGTTTGGACGAAAATGGGGAGTGTTACGAAAGTGCAGACTTGATCTTTCATGACTGCGAAACCAGTACCCATCGCACCGCCGTTCATGCCAATTATCAAGATTTGCGGTGCTTGCCGGCGCGTTATAAAAGTAAAATGTGGCTTTATGGATATCAACCGGGTCATCTTCCCAACGCTCGAGAGGATGGTTTTTTAGGCTTTGTGAAACGCGGTCAAGTTTTCGATCTGACCTTAGCATCTCTGACCTCTAATTATGGCTGTTGGGCGAGGGAGGGATTAAAAGATATGAGTCCGGGAGGATTGCGATTTTGCCCTGAAATCCGCTCGAACGAGTTGAAGAAGACGTTGGAACCCTAG
- the glmM gene encoding phosphoglucosamine mutase produces the protein MPLDSPIAARSLPETPLFGTDGIRGKAGELLNAPLALQAGFWAARVFQEAAARSGPVIIGQDSRNSSDMLANALSAGLTSAGLEVWNVGLCPTPCVSYLTGSSDAIGGIMISASHNPPEDNGIKFFGQKGTKLSEQWTRKIEAGIRGQERIAVSGDSWGRQYQQPHLTDKYVEALTRSLPAGIDLQGQRIVLDLAWGAAAHLAPAVFRRLGAEVICLHAMACGDRINVGCGSTHLEPLQAAVGEYQADFGFAFDGDADRVLAIDGNGRVVDGDYILYFWGKILKERGELPGNLLVATVMANLGFERAWKALGGEFRRTAVGDQYVQAEMLESGAMLGGEQSGHILCHHHSYSGDGLQTALHLAALVQQSGESLATLVDKSFQRYPQRLCNVRVEDRERRCNWQACQPLMDEIAAAETAMGDRGRILVRASGTEPLIRVMVEAEEARMVSDWSERIVATVQTYLLA, from the coding sequence CTGCCCCTCGATAGTCCGATCGCAGCGCGATCGCTACCGGAAACGCCCCTGTTTGGCACCGATGGCATACGCGGTAAAGCCGGAGAGCTACTCAACGCCCCCTTAGCCCTACAAGCCGGTTTTTGGGCAGCGCGCGTTTTCCAAGAAGCTGCCGCGCGATCGGGTCCGGTCATCATCGGGCAGGATTCTCGCAATTCCAGCGATATGCTAGCCAATGCTTTAAGCGCTGGCTTAACCTCAGCGGGTTTGGAAGTCTGGAATGTGGGCTTATGCCCGACTCCTTGCGTATCTTACCTGACCGGCAGTAGCGATGCGATCGGCGGGATTATGATTTCCGCTAGCCATAACCCTCCTGAAGATAACGGGATTAAATTTTTTGGTCAGAAAGGGACGAAATTATCCGAACAGTGGACCCGAAAGATTGAAGCGGGAATCCGAGGGCAAGAAAGAATAGCCGTTTCCGGTGACAGTTGGGGAAGGCAATACCAACAGCCCCACTTAACCGATAAGTATGTCGAAGCCCTGACGCGATCGCTCCCCGCCGGAATCGACTTGCAAGGGCAGCGCATTGTCCTAGATCTGGCTTGGGGAGCCGCCGCCCACCTCGCCCCCGCCGTTTTTCGCCGTTTGGGAGCCGAGGTCATCTGCTTGCACGCAATGGCTTGCGGCGATCGCATCAACGTCGGTTGCGGTTCCACCCATCTCGAACCCCTGCAAGCTGCCGTGGGCGAATATCAAGCCGACTTTGGCTTTGCCTTCGATGGCGATGCCGATCGCGTCCTCGCTATTGATGGAAACGGGCGCGTTGTCGATGGCGACTACATTCTCTACTTTTGGGGCAAAATCCTCAAAGAACGGGGCGAACTGCCGGGAAATCTGCTGGTTGCCACCGTTATGGCAAACTTAGGGTTCGAGCGAGCCTGGAAAGCGCTGGGCGGCGAATTCCGACGTACCGCCGTCGGCGACCAATACGTTCAAGCTGAAATGCTCGAGTCCGGTGCGATGCTGGGCGGAGAACAATCCGGCCATATCCTCTGCCACCACCACAGCTACTCCGGCGACGGGCTGCAAACTGCCTTGCATTTAGCCGCTTTGGTGCAACAGTCCGGCGAATCTTTAGCAACGTTGGTGGATAAAAGCTTTCAGCGCTATCCGCAACGACTGTGCAACGTCCGCGTTGAAGATCGCGAACGCCGCTGCAACTGGCAAGCCTGCCAGCCCTTAATGGACGAAATCGCAGCGGCTGAAACGGCAATGGGCGATCGCGGGCGTATCCTCGTGCGCGCCTCCGGTACCGAACCCCTGATCCGCGTCATGGTTGAGGCGGAAGAAGCCCGCATGGTTTCTGATTGGAGCGAACGAATTGTCGCCACCGTCCAGACCTATTTGTTAGCCTAA